Genomic segment of Deltaproteobacteria bacterium:
CATATAGATTCCATTAGCCGTGGCTTCCACGCCACGGGCATGCTCCTGAACAACGGCCAGCATGACAGGAGAAGCGGCAAAGACGGTGAATCCGAGGAGAACAAGAACAGGAACAATCAGCCACGAGCCGGTTATCAGAAAGACGAGCATAAGGGCAGAGGAAGTGATCATGACGGCCAGGAGCACGAAACGTCGCCCCAAACGGTCACTTGCCGTACCGGATATGAGCGAGCCAAAAGTCCCGGCAAATTCAAGGAGGGCTAATGCTCCACCCCCGGCCCACAAGCTTTTCCCTTGAGCGGCCATGTAGGTGGGTAAGAACGCCGTCAATGAGGCCACAGTCAACGCGCGAGCCACAACAACAATCGTCAGGGGAATCAGCACATGTCGCATGGCTTGCCAGGTTCTCACCAAGGAAGGTTGATGCGCTGCCTTTGTGTGGACCGTGGCGTGCCGCAGCCGCCAGTAAAGCAAGGCTGAGGCGAAAAGACCGATGGTCATGACCGGATAACTTCCGTCAAAGCCCCAGAGAGAAACAACGGCCACGGCCAAGAGAGGGCCTACGGTTCGAGCCAGTTCGCCGGCAGCCATAAAGAGGCTCATTCCTTTTCCCACCTGCGGCCCTGACATCCGCGAAATAATTGCAGGCCCTGGCACGTGGAAGACGGCAGCGCTCAACCCGGTCACAAAGAGCAACGAGGCCACGATGGCGTAGCTGGGGGCAAGCCCGATCAGGCTCATGCACACGGCTGTGACCGCAGGGGCGACAATGAGCATGTAGCGCATATCTATGCGGTCGGCCACAACACCGATGAGAGGGTTCAGCAGGGAAGGTATTCGAATAAATAACGTCAAAGAGCCTGCCAGCGTGAGTGAAAGGCTTAGCTTTTCAATAAGCAGCGGAAGCCAGGGGGCAAGAAAACTGCTGAACACATCATGGACAAAGTGACCTCCAGCCACGGTCAAGACATGCGAGGTTTGGAATGTGGGGTCAAAGGTTTTGTGGTCAGACTGCGATTCAGGCATGGTTTGGACTTTGTCTTTTCCCATTTACTGCACTACTCCATTACTCCAGGTCCTATGCCAGATCAATAACATTCATGGCGATGAAGTGCCAATTTCTTGACGGCCCTGGCGATCCTGCCTTGATTCTTATCCCCGGTTGTTGAGATATTTCCTGGGGTATTTCAATGAGTTAAAAAAGTTCTGCCGGGCATCGAGCAATTTGGCACGGTGATTGCCATTGTTCATATCCGATTTATTATGACCAAGATCCTGATCATCGACAATTGGATAGTGCAGCGGAAACCCAGAACCCCCAGATGAAAAAGGAATCAGAGCGTTGAATGTTACTGTAGGTATAGCTGATATGAAGGTGAGTGATGATCCGGCTGCTACCCTGATTACCCATTCGTTGGGTTCGTGTATTGGTGTGGCTATCTATGACCCGGTGGCCAAGGTGGGCGGCATGGTCCATTACATGCTTCCTGAATCCAAGCTGGACAGTAATAAAGCCAAGAGCCAGCCTTTGATGTTTGCCGATACGGGGATCCCGCTCCTGTTTAAAGCGTGTTACAAGTTGGGAGCCGAGAAGAAGCGGATAATCTCGAAAGTGGCGGGCGGGTCTCAGATTATAGACGCTTCAGGGGCGTTCAACATCGGAAAACGCAACTATGCGGCCCTCAGAAAGATCTTTTGGCGCAACAACGTGCTTGTTGATGCTGAAGATGTGGGGGGTACTTCAAACAGAACCATGCGGCTCAACATTGCCACAGGGGAACTGGCCTTAAAGGTTTACGGCAGGGGAGAAATAATCCTATGAAGGATGTTGAGGAAATAATAAAATCGATCGAAAAGCTTCCACCCTTTCCCGTTGTGGCCAGTCAGGCCCTGAAGATTCTGGATGACCCCGGCGCATCGGTTGGCGACGTTATCTCCGTGGTCCAGTATGATCAGGCAATCACGGCAAACGTGTTGAAGATGTGCAATTCGGCCTATTACGGGCTTGCAAGAAAGGTGCACTCCCTCCGGGAAGGCTTGGTGCTGCTGGGCAATATGCAGTTGAAGGAAATTATCCTGGCAAGCACGGTTGTCAAATTTTTTCAACCGGAAAACAAAGGGTATGATCTTGCAAAGGGGGAACTGTGGAAACACGCTGTGGCAACAGGGATCATCTCCAGGGTTATCTCCCGCCGCGTCAGTGAGTCCGAGCCTCCGTCCTTGTTTACGGCAGCGCTCCTGCACGACATAGGCAAAGCAGTGCTCAACAATTTTGTGCATAGATACTTTGTGGAGATCATAGCCCTGGTAGACACAGGGGACTATTCCTTTTTGGAAGCCGAAAGCAAGACGCTGGGCATTAATCATGCGGAACTTGGGGAAAAGATTGCTAAATCGTGGGATTTTCCCGAAGATATTGTTCAGTCAATACGGCTGCACCACAGGCCTGAGGAGGCTTCGGCAGGAGATGTGATCACGCCGATCGTCTATCTTGCCAACGTCATAACTCTATCCATGGGCATTGGTATAGGCCGTGACGGGCTGTCTTATCGTGGAAAACAGGAAGTCATGAAACGTTACGGTCTGAAACCAAAGGATCTGCAGGCGATTATTATAGATTTCTACGATGAGTACAACAAGGTCCAGGATGTTTTGAAGCTGGCGTAGTGGTTGAGTGTTAAAGAATGCCTAAAATGAGCTAAAATGCCTTGGAATGACTGATAACTCATAAGTGGCAAGCAATGACAAATGACAAGTGACGAATAATCAACGGCTCAACGGGCACATTTTTGTACCTGAAACTGGAAGGTGACTTATGGCGTTTAATGTCCTAATTGTTGATGACTCATCATCCATGCGAAACATCATCAAGAAGACTCTGCAGATGTCTGGTTTCGATGTCGGCGAGATTTTTGAGGCTGGTAACGGCGTGGAAGCATTGGCTGTCCTTGAGAAGGAATGGGCTGACGTGATCTTGACTGACGTTCACATGCCCGAGATGGATGGTCTCGAGTTCTTGAAGGTCTTGAACAAGCAAGACGTTGTTTCAACAACGCCTGTTGTGGTTGTGACCACAGAGGGTCGGGGAGAGCGACTGGATGAGCTTCGGGGCCTCGGCGCAAGGGCCTGTATCAGGAAACCCTTCAGGCCGGAAGAGATCAAGAAGATCCTGGGGGACGCGCTCGGTATGGATGAAAAAGCAATCACAGAGAAGGAAGATCTTTACGGGTGTGATTTCTGAGATTTGCATATGGTATGCCATCAGATGCCAGCCGTCGATGTGCTTTTCAAATCAACTGCCCAATACGCGGGAGCCAATGCAGTGGGTGTCATCGTGACCGGGATGGGCTCGGACGGAGCCCGCGGTATGGTGAAAATGCGAGAGGCCGGGGCAAGGACCATCGGCCAGGATGAGGCCTCCTGTGTGGTTTATGGCATGCCGAAAGAGGCGGTCAAGACGGGCGCAGTGGAGATAGTCGCTCCATTGGATTGCATTGCGCAAGAGACGATAAATGCTTCGAATTTCCGCTTTGTCCAGGTTATGCGTCCAGGAGAGACCTCATGGACTTAAATATGAACGTGTTGGTGGTTGACGATTTTGCTACCATGCGGCGAATCATAAAGAACGCCTTGAAACAGATCGGATTTACCAAGATACTGGAGGCCGACGATGGCACAACAGCCCTTGCGGTGCTCAAGAAGAACGAAGTGGATTTGATCATATCTGACTGGAACATGCCCAAGATGACCGGCCTGGATCTGTTGAAAAAGGTGAGGGGTGAAGAATCCACAAAAAAAATCCCGTTTTTGATGGTTACGGCAGAAGCACAAAAGGATAACGTATTACAGGCGATTCAGGCTGGTGTGAGCAATTACGTCGTAAAACCGTTCACGGCTGATGCCATAAAGGAGAAATTGACGCAGGTGTTTAGTAAGAAGGCGAAATAAGAATCCTGGCCCAAAGGACCAGGTTTTTCATGTTAGAACAAAGAAGGAGGATATGAGTGAGAGTCGAGTGTGAGAATTGCCAGAAGGTCTACGATATTCCCGATGAACGACTCCCCGCTGGGAAGAAGATAAAATTCCCGTGCCCGGCTTGCAAAAGTGTTATCAAAGTCGATATGCGTTCACATCAGGCGGACACCGACGCCGTTCCTTCTTCTGCTTCAGGGGCACATGCTGACAACAAATCGGGAGAGGCCGAAGCTCTAAAGGAGAAGATTTTCAAGAGTGTGAGCGACTTGCCTCCAATGCCCCAGGTCGTGCACAAGGCTCGAGAGGTTATGGACGATCCGAATTCCAGTTTCAAAGACCTGGCGATCATATTCGTAACGGACCAGGCTATTGCCACCAGGGTTTTGAAGCTGGCCAACTCAGCATACTATGGCCTTAGCCAACAGGTTTCATCGATTCAACAGGCATCGGTTATTCTAGGGCATAAGGCTCTGGCAGAACTTGTCACCATGGCAGCCACTTCCTCTCTGTTGGGAAAAGATATCAAGGGCTACGGCCTGGAAGCAGGAGAGCTGTGGAAGCATTCTCTTGCGGTTGCCTTTGGTTCGAGGCTAATCGCCAAGAAGAAAAGCCCTGCACTTTCGGATGATGCATTTGCAGCCGGCCTCATTCATGACTCGGGCAAGCTAGTGCTCGACAAATATATCCTTGAAAGAAAGGGAATGTTCGAAGAGTTCATGGCAGACGGTCAAGGGACTTTTCTGGCTGCTGAAAAGGAGATCCTCGGATTTGATCATGCAGAAATAGCTTCTGAGGTGTGCAAGAAGTGGAATGTCCCCCAAAACGTGGCTACTGCCATAAGATATCATCATTGTCCGTTAGAGGCACAGGAAAACGAACTGGCAAACATCCTCCATGTGGCAGACGGGATAGCCATGTTGAGTGGCCTCGGAACCGGAGAAGACGCCTTGTCTTACGAAATGGAAGAAAGCGCCGTCAGCTCTTTTGGCTTCAAGAATGAAGACATAAGCAAGCTCATGGACCAGGTAGTGGCATCTGTTCAGAATACTATCCAGGAATTTCAGTAAAGAGCACTAAGGGCTCGCTCAAAAATAACTTCACATTTTGATGCGCCGATCCATCCCGCCCGGCTGCGTTGCTCGTCGGTTAAATAGCTTGCTATTCGCCCTCCTCGGGCCTTGCCATGCGTGCGCCTCGACTCCTGAAAATGTAAATTTATTTCTTCGCGAACCCTAAGTCATCTTCATAGGATCCAGCAACTCCTCCAGCTTTGCCTCTGAAAGGACCTTTTTCCCCCTGGCAACATCTCTCACAGTCTTGCCAGTAGTATAGGCCTCCTTGGCGATTGCCGCGGCCTGTTCATATCCTATGACTGGGGATAGCGATGTGCACATGGCCAAGCTCTCCTCTATGAAGGCTTTGCACCTGGCCTCATTGGCGGAAATGCCGCTTACGCATTTTTCAGCAAAGATCCGTGCCGCTGACGCAATAAGCCTTATTGACTGCAATAAATTATGCGCAATGACGGGAAGCATCACGTTCAGCTCGAAATTGCCTGCCTGACAACCAATGGCGATTGTTGCATCATTGCCAATCACCTGGGCGGCAACCTGTGTGACGGATTCGGGAATGACCGGGTTTACTTTGCCCGGCATGATTGAGGACCCGGGCTGAAGGCCCGGGATGTTGATCTCCCCGAGTCCGCATCTGGGGCCAGATGAAAGCCACCGGATGTCGTTTGCTATCTTCATCAGGCTAATGGCCACAGTCTTTAGCGCACCACTCGCCTCCATAGCTGCATCCTGGGCAGCCTGCGCCTCAAAGTGATTTGTCGCCTCTCGAAACCGACACCCGGTCTTCCGGGAAATCAATTCGATCACCTGGGAGGCGAATTCCGGGGGGGTATTGAGGCCTGTGCCAACGGCGGTTCCGCCAAGGGCCAGTTCCGCAAGGGATCGTTTGGTTCCTTCGAGTCTTTGCATGCCCAGTTCGATCTGCCGGGCATAGCCGCTGAATTCCTGACCGAGCCGGATTGGGACCGCATCTTGAAGATGCGTGCGTCCGATCTTGACGATGCTGTCAAAGGTGGCCGACTTTTCCTTAAGTGACTCGTAAAGGATCTTGAGCGCTGGGATGAGGTCCTCGGTGATTGATGTCAAGGCCGCAACATGAATCGCAGTGGGAATGACGTCGTTGCTTGACTGGCCCATGTTGACATGGTCATTGGGATGGACCGGATGCCTGGCGTCTTTCTGGCCTGTGAGGATCTCGTTGGCCCTCGTGGCAATGACCTCGTTGGCATTCATGTTGGTTGAGGTGGCGGAGCCTGTTTGAAAGATGTCAATGACAAATTGTCTGTCCAGCTTTCCCGTAGCGATTTCGTCCGCAGCTTCAGTGATTGCTCGGGCAAGCTCGTGGTCCAGATTGCCCTGTTGCTCATTTACCTGGGCTGCATATTTCTTGATGAGGCCAAGGGCCATGATGAAATCTCTGGGAAATCTGATCTTGCTGACAGGAAAGTTCTCCACCGCACGCTGGGTCTGAACTCCGTAATAGGCCTCCACGGGAACCTTCACCTCACCCATGGTGTCCTTTTCAATCCTGAAAGTCACATTTTGATCAGCCATAGTCCGTACTCCCTTCCTGAGAGTGATTTGCAGTGGAGTGTCAATCGTGATAATATTCTGCCAAGTATTAAGAAGGGCTTCTGGTGTCAAGGGAAAATGGACTATCAAGGGATAATCATCCGGCCTCCGAGCGAGGCAAATAGCATCATTCTTCAAGTTACCATAGGGTGTTCCCACAATAAATGCACATTCTGTGGCACATACAAGGGCGTGCGCTTCAGAATCAAACCGGAATCGGTTGTTGAACGAGATATCGAGTTTGCAGCCTCCTATTGCAGACGCCAGCGCCGGCTTTTTGTTGCCGATGGCGATGCCCTCATTCTGCCACAGGCCAGGCTTATGAAGCTGCTGAAGACCATCCGCGAGCGTCTCCCCTGGGTCACCCGGGTCGGCATTTACGGAAATGCAAAAAGCATCCGGACCAAGGCATTGGAAGACCTGATAGCGCTTCGCAAGAGCGGATTGGGCATTGTCTACATGGGCCTTGAGAGCGGTGATGATGTTACACTCAAGAAGATTCGAAAGGGCGTAAGAGCAGACACCATAGTAGAGATGGGCCAGAAAGTCGTTGAGGCCGGAATCAAGCTCTCCGTGACCGTGCTACTCGGCCTGGCAGGTCGGGAACGATCTGCCCTGCATGCCGAGACCACGGGCCAAGCGCTGAGCGCCATGGACCCTAACTATGTGGGGGCACTAAGCCTGATGCTGCTATCCAATACGCCCCTGGGACAGGACTACCTGGAAGGGCGCTTTAGGCTCATCAGTCCCATGGAGATGTTGACGGAACTCAAGACCATGATGGCCCACACGGTCCTTTCCGGAGGGCTATTTCATGCCAACCATGCCTCAAACTACCTTCCCGTCAAGGCAAGATTTCCCAGGGATAAGGAGACAACAATCAGCCTCATTGACGAGGCCCTCAAGGGGAACATCCGTCTTAAGCCCGAGTCCTTGCGAGCAGTGTAGTTGTGAAATCGCGAAGCGATGTCATAAGCGATTTCGCAACTTGACCTGAAACACACTATTTATTATGATTATTTATGCTGCAGAACAAGGAGACAACAATGCAGGAGATAACGTGCGAGATGCCTCAATACAATCCACCGTGTGAAGAGATCAGGACAATCCTTGAGAACCACAAAACAGTGGCTATTGTGGGTCTATCTCCCAAACCGGAAAGAGACAGCCACAAGGTGGGGAAATATCTCAAAGACCACGGTTACAGAATTGTTCCGGTTAATCCCGGCCAAAAGGAGATACTGGGTGAAAAGTGCTATCCCAATCTCAAGGCTATCCCTTTCCCGATAGACGTAGTAGACATATTCAGGAAGTCTGAAGCCGTCCCTCCTATTGTGGATCATGCCGTAGAGATTGGGGCCAGGGTGGTCTGGATGCAATTGGGCATTGTCCACAACCTAGCGGCGGGAAAGGCCAGAGAGGCCGGTCTTGACGTGGTTATGAGTAAGTGTATCAAGATTGAACATATGAACATGTTAAGGGAGTGAATTATGCCGATTGCGGATCAGCAGGATGACAAGATTATCAGGCTTGTTAGGCGGGAGGCCGAGAAATTCCAGGCCAAAATCAAAAAAATCGATCTGGAGAAGCAAATCCTTGATATAGATTGTCCGGATGACAACAAGGCTGAATGTGCCGTTGCGATTCAGAAGATTCTGGCAAAGCATGAATAGAACCACTTAGCGATTTTATGACTTCAGATTGGCTGTTCGTTTGATCAGGTTCAGAGTAATACTGGCAACCGTGGCAACCATCTCATAGTCATCCGCAGGGATCGTAGTCGGGCCGAATCGTGCGTATTTTTCAAAAAAATTGTCAAAGTCAAAGACGGCCTGGTAGATCATAGTCTGCACTTCCTTGTTGTGCTTCAGGCTGAATGGAAGTCTCTCAAAGGCAAAGGGAATCTGCAAAAAGATGTCATTTGCCTTTTCGTAAGGCCCAAGCCCGTTTTGCTCACAGTAGGCCTTGATGGCCCACTCGGGCCCCGTGCCCAGGCCTTCACAGTAGTCTGCACGACGCTGGAGATAATATCTGGTCAGCCTTTTGCCACTCTTGTCATCATCTTCTATCACTCGTGCCAAGGGATAGTTTCTGCAACAGCTTGGCCTGCTTTGGTAGATATTGCATCCGTGGCTCTTGAGAAAAATACACGTGCCATCTTCCTTGTGCTTGAGGAGGACAGAGGGAAATCCGGTCAGGGTATCCACACAGGTTAAGCAATAAGCAGAGAGAAACTGGTGGGAGTCCGTGTCCAGGCGCCTCCGCATGCAGGCAATGTCATAGGGAGTGAGGGTTACGTCTGTTGCGCAACATCTGCCGAAACAGCTCAGGCCCTGATGGCATTCAAACCGGAATGTGGAGCCAGGCTCGATCTCCTCGCCAAAATCTTCCACATTTTGCTGCCAGGTCATTGTGCTTTTCCCCTTTTTTGCTCTGATAACACGGCTCAGAATCGAGTGCAATCCGGATCTTTCAAGACAAACGGTTGCGCTACAGAGGCCTGCGAATTGACAACGTATCTTTATTGTTATAGATAACACGTAAATTAGGGTTGCCTATTTTCCCTGACCAGCCGCAGGCTCAAAGGGGGTGTCCGAGCCTATTTCGGATACAAGCATCTGACCGAAAATGAAAGGAGAAACCCTATGAAGATAGCTCCAAGGATCAATTTGGATGAGAGAATTCGTTTCGGCAAGCCAGTAATTGTCGGTACGCGTGTTCCCGTGGATCTCATCATGGGTAAACTTGCGGGAGGAATGACATATGAAGAGGTTATGGCCGAGTACGAAATCACGCGTGAGGATATACTCGCTGTCCTTGACTATGCGGCCAAGATTCTGTCCAGCGAGCAGATTAAGGCGGTAGGATGAAATGCCAAGATTTGTCATTGATGAGGATATGCCGCGTTCGACAGGAATGATGCTTAAAGAGCAAGGATATGATGTTAAGGATATTCGGGACTATGGCCTTC
This window contains:
- a CDS encoding HDOD domain-containing protein; translated protein: MKDVEEIIKSIEKLPPFPVVASQALKILDDPGASVGDVISVVQYDQAITANVLKMCNSAYYGLARKVHSLREGLVLLGNMQLKEIILASTVVKFFQPENKGYDLAKGELWKHAVATGIISRVISRRVSESEPPSLFTAALLHDIGKAVLNNFVHRYFVEIIALVDTGDYSFLEAESKTLGINHAELGEKIAKSWDFPEDIVQSIRLHHRPEEASAGDVITPIVYLANVITLSMGIGIGRDGLSYRGKQEVMKRYGLKPKDLQAIIIDFYDEYNKVQDVLKLA
- a CDS encoding response regulator codes for the protein MAFNVLIVDDSSSMRNIIKKTLQMSGFDVGEIFEAGNGVEALAVLEKEWADVILTDVHMPEMDGLEFLKVLNKQDVVSTTPVVVVTTEGRGERLDELRGLGARACIRKPFRPEEIKKILGDALGMDEKAITEKEDLYGCDF
- a CDS encoding zinc-ribbon domain-containing protein, with amino-acid sequence MRVECENCQKVYDIPDERLPAGKKIKFPCPACKSVIKVDMRSHQADTDAVPSSASGAHADNKSGEAEALKEKIFKSVSDLPPMPQVVHKAREVMDDPNSSFKDLAIIFVTDQAIATRVLKLANSAYYGLSQQVSSIQQASVILGHKALAELVTMAATSSLLGKDIKGYGLEAGELWKHSLAVAFGSRLIAKKKSPALSDDAFAAGLIHDSGKLVLDKYILERKGMFEEFMADGQGTFLAAEKEILGFDHAEIASEVCKKWNVPQNVATAIRYHHCPLEAQENELANILHVADGIAMLSGLGTGEDALSYEMEESAVSSFGFKNEDISKLMDQVVASVQNTIQEFQ
- a CDS encoding response regulator; this translates as MDLNMNVLVVDDFATMRRIIKNALKQIGFTKILEADDGTTALAVLKKNEVDLIISDWNMPKMTGLDLLKKVRGEESTKKIPFLMVTAEAQKDNVLQAIQAGVSNYVVKPFTADAIKEKLTQVFSKKAK
- a CDS encoding radical SAM protein, whose amino-acid sequence is MDYQGIIIRPPSEANSIILQVTIGCSHNKCTFCGTYKGVRFRIKPESVVERDIEFAASYCRRQRRLFVADGDALILPQARLMKLLKTIRERLPWVTRVGIYGNAKSIRTKALEDLIALRKSGLGIVYMGLESGDDVTLKKIRKGVRADTIVEMGQKVVEAGIKLSVTVLLGLAGRERSALHAETTGQALSAMDPNYVGALSLMLLSNTPLGQDYLEGRFRLISPMEMLTELKTMMAHTVLSGGLFHANHASNYLPVKARFPRDKETTISLIDEALKGNIRLKPESLRAV
- a CDS encoding chemotaxis protein CheD, with the protein product MNVTVGIADMKVSDDPAATLITHSLGSCIGVAIYDPVAKVGGMVHYMLPESKLDSNKAKSQPLMFADTGIPLLFKACYKLGAEKKRIISKVAGGSQIIDASGAFNIGKRNYAALRKIFWRNNVLVDAEDVGGTSNRTMRLNIATGELALKVYGRGEIIL
- a CDS encoding MFS transporter, whose protein sequence is MGKDKVQTMPESQSDHKTFDPTFQTSHVLTVAGGHFVHDVFSSFLAPWLPLLIEKLSLSLTLAGSLTLFIRIPSLLNPLIGVVADRIDMRYMLIVAPAVTAVCMSLIGLAPSYAIVASLLFVTGLSAAVFHVPGPAIISRMSGPQVGKGMSLFMAAGELARTVGPLLAVAVVSLWGFDGSYPVMTIGLFASALLYWRLRHATVHTKAAHQPSLVRTWQAMRHVLIPLTIVVVARALTVASLTAFLPTYMAAQGKSLWAGGGALALLEFAGTFGSLISGTASDRLGRRFVLLAVMITSSALMLVFLITGSWLIVPVLVLLGFTVFAASPVMLAVVQEHARGVEATANGIYMGINFLVVSGITVLVGWAGDLIGLRAAFAWCAVLSLAGIPVIYFLPGKEAGQRQTHILGRHVPPK
- a CDS encoding CoA-binding protein, producing MPQYNPPCEEIRTILENHKTVAIVGLSPKPERDSHKVGKYLKDHGYRIVPVNPGQKEILGEKCYPNLKAIPFPIDVVDIFRKSEAVPPIVDHAVEIGARVVWMQLGIVHNLAAGKAREAGLDVVMSKCIKIEHMNMLRE
- a CDS encoding DUF433 domain-containing protein, which translates into the protein MKIAPRINLDERIRFGKPVIVGTRVPVDLIMGKLAGGMTYEEVMAEYEITREDILAVLDYAAKILSSEQIKAVG
- a CDS encoding YkgJ family cysteine cluster protein; its protein translation is MTWQQNVEDFGEEIEPGSTFRFECHQGLSCFGRCCATDVTLTPYDIACMRRRLDTDSHQFLSAYCLTCVDTLTGFPSVLLKHKEDGTCIFLKSHGCNIYQSRPSCCRNYPLARVIEDDDKSGKRLTRYYLQRRADYCEGLGTGPEWAIKAYCEQNGLGPYEKANDIFLQIPFAFERLPFSLKHNKEVQTMIYQAVFDFDNFFEKYARFGPTTIPADDYEMVATVASITLNLIKRTANLKS
- a CDS encoding class II fumarate hydratase yields the protein MADQNVTFRIEKDTMGEVKVPVEAYYGVQTQRAVENFPVSKIRFPRDFIMALGLIKKYAAQVNEQQGNLDHELARAITEAADEIATGKLDRQFVIDIFQTGSATSTNMNANEVIATRANEILTGQKDARHPVHPNDHVNMGQSSNDVIPTAIHVAALTSITEDLIPALKILYESLKEKSATFDSIVKIGRTHLQDAVPIRLGQEFSGYARQIELGMQRLEGTKRSLAELALGGTAVGTGLNTPPEFASQVIELISRKTGCRFREATNHFEAQAAQDAAMEASGALKTVAISLMKIANDIRWLSSGPRCGLGEINIPGLQPGSSIMPGKVNPVIPESVTQVAAQVIGNDATIAIGCQAGNFELNVMLPVIAHNLLQSIRLIASAARIFAEKCVSGISANEARCKAFIEESLAMCTSLSPVIGYEQAAAIAKEAYTTGKTVRDVARGKKVLSEAKLEELLDPMKMT